A genomic segment from Castor canadensis chromosome 1, mCasCan1.hap1v2, whole genome shotgun sequence encodes:
- the Mical1 gene encoding F-actin-monooxygenase MICAL1, which translates to MASPTSTNPAHAHFESFLQAQLCQDVLSSFQGLCEALGLEPGGGLPQYHKIKDQLNYWSAKSLWAKLDKRASQPVYQQGQACTSTKCLVVGAGPCGLRTAVELALLGARVVLVEKRTKFSRHNVLHLWPFTIHDLRALGAKKFYGRFCTGTLDHISIRQLQLLLLKVALLLGVEIHWGVTFTNVQPPSRKGSGWRAQLQPNPPAQLANYEFDVLISAAGGKFVPEGFTVREMRGKLAIGITVNFVNGRTVEETQVPEISGVARIYNQKFFQSLLKATGIDLENIVYYKDDTHYFVMTAKKQCLLRLGVLRQDCPETDQLLGSANVVPEALQRFARAAADFATHGKLGKLEFAQDAHGRPDVSAFDFTSMMRAESSARVQEKHGARLLLGLVGDCLVEPFWPLGTGVARGFLAAFDAAWMVKRWAEGTGPLEVLAERESLYQLLSQTSPENMHRNVAQYGLDPATRYPNLNLRAVTPNQVRDLYDMVAKELVRRKSDKTDAGKSVTGSADTQEELLRWCQEQTAGYPGVHVTDLSSSWADGLALCALVHRLQPGLLEPSELQGMEALEVTAWALRVAENELGITPVLSAQAVVAGTDPLGLIAYLSHFHSAFKSTPHSPGPVSQASPGTTSAVLYLGKLQRTLQRTRAKENGEDAGGKKPRLQVEAETPSTEEPPVPEPSVPLTPPSQHQEAGVGDLCVLCGEHLYILERFCADGRFFHRNCFRCHTCEATLWPGGYGQHPGDGHFYCLQHLPQPGHKEDGSDEGPESPELPTPEGNSMPTDSSTPTALPIPSPRQSTRRLIRLSSLERLRLSTLNITTDSETEPPPKPPRTCLALARQALESSFVGWGLSVPESQGHDVMRREEEENPSSSEEDEGDEEAVPLDTDLEEVLLNLAKNSGTMNKYPTWRRTLLRRAKEEEMKRFCKAQAIQRRLNEIEAALRELEIEGMTLELALRSQSSSPEQQKKLWLEQLLQLVQKKNSLVAEEAELMITVQELELEEKQWHLDQELRGYMNREETLKTAEDQQAEDQVLRKLLDVVNQRDALIRFQEERRLSELASGTGAQG; encoded by the exons ATGGCTTCACCCACCTCCACCAACCCCGCACATGCCCACTTTGAGAGCTTCCTGCAGGCCCAGCTGTGCCAAGATGTGCTAAGCAGCTTTCAGGGGCTCTGTGAGGCCCTGGGGTTGGAGCCTGGTGGGGGCctgccccagtaccacaagatcAAGGACCAACTCAATTATTGGAGTGCCAAATCACTGTGGGCTAAGTTAGACAAGAGAGCAAGCCAGCCTGTCTACCAGCAGGGCCAGGCATGCACAAGCACCAAG TGCCTAGTGGTGGGCGCTGGACCTTGCGGACTGAGGACCGCTGTGGAGCTGGCACTCCTGGGGGCCCGTGTGGTGCTGGTGGAAAAACGCACCAAGTTCTCTCGCCACAATGTACTCCACCTCTGGCCCTTCACCATCCATGACCTACGGGCACTTGGTGCCAAAAAGTTCTACGGGCGCTTCTGCACCGGCACATTGGACCACATCA GCATCCGACAGCTTCAGCTGCTTCTACTGAAGGTGGCATTACTGCTGGGAGTTGAAATTCACTGGGGTGTCACTTTCACTAATGTCCAGCCCCCTTCCAGAAAGG GGAGTGGGTGGCGTGCCCAGCTCCAGCCCAATCCACCAGCCCAACTGGCTAACTATGAATTTGATGTCCTCATCTCTGCTGCAGGAGGGAAGTTTGTTCCTGAAG GTTTCACTGTTCGAGAAATGCGTGGAAAACTGGCCATTGGCATCACAGTCAACTTTGTGAATGGGCGTACAGTGGAGGAGACACAGGTACCTGAGATCAGTGGTGTGGCCCGTATCTACAACCAGAAATTCTTCCAGAGCCTGCTCAAAGCCACAG GCATTGATCTGGAAAACATTGTGTACTATAAGGACGACACACACTACTTCGTGATGACAGCCAAGAAGCAGTGCCTGCTGCGGCTTGGGGTGCTGCGCCAG GACTGTCCAGAGACTGATCAACTGCTGGGCAGTGCCAATGTGGTACCTGAGGCTCTGCAGCGCTTTGCCAGAGCAGCTGCTGATTTTGCCACACATGGCAAGCTCGGGAAGCTTGAGTTTGCCCAAGACGCCCATGGGCGGCCTGACGTCTCTGCCTTTGACTTCACAAGCATGATGCGAGCGGAAAGTTCTGCTCGTGTGCAAGAGAAGCATGGTGCCCGCCTGCTGCTGGGACTGGTGGGGGACTGCCTAGTGGAG CCCTTCTGGCCCCTGGGCACTGGAGTAGCCCGGGGCTTCTTGGCAGCCTTTGATGCGGCCTGGATGGTGAAGCGGTGGGCGGAGGGCACTGGGCCCCTAGAGGTGTTGGCTGAACG TGAAAGCCTGTACCAGCTTCTGTCACAGACATCCCCGGAAAACATGCACCGCAATGTGGCTCAATATGGGCTGGACCCCGCCACCCGCTACCCCAACCTGAACCTCCGAGCCGTGACCCCAAATCAG GTACGAGACCTATATGACATGGTGGCCAAAGAGCTGGTGCGGAGGAAAAGTGACAAGACAGATGCAGGGAAGTCTGTCACAG GGTCAGCAGACACCCAGGAGGAGCTTCTACGCTGGTGCCAGGAGCAGACGGCTGGGTACCCAGGAGTCCATGTCACTGACTTGTCATCCTCCTGGGCTGATGGGCTAGCTCTGTGTGCCCTGGTGCACCGCCTGCAGCCTGGCCTGCT GGAACCCTCGGAACTGCAGGGGATGGAGGCACTAGAAGTGACTGCCTGGGCATTGAGAGTGGCAGAGAATGAGCTGGGCATCACGCCTGTGTTGTCTGCACAGGCAGTGGTGGCGGGCACCGACCCACTGGGCCTCATCGCCTACCTCAGCCACTTCCACAGTGCCTTCAAGAGCACACCCCACAGCCCAG GCCCTGTCAGCCAAGCCTCTCCAGGGACCACCAGTGCTGTACTATACCTTGGCAAACTCCAGAGGACCCTACAGCGGACCCGGGCCAAG GAAAATGGGGAGGATGCTGGTGGCAAGAAGCCTCGCTTGCAG GTGGAGGCTGAGACTCCAAGTACCGAAGAGCCACCTGTCCCCGAGCCCAGTGTACCACTGACCCCCCCATCCCAACACCAGGAG GCTGGTGTTGGAGACCTGTGTGTACTTTGTGGGGAACACCTCTACATCCTGGAACGCTTCTGTGCAGATGGCCGTTTCTTTCACCGGAACTGCTTCCGCTGCCATACCTGTGAGGCCACGCTGTGGCCAGGTGGCTATGGGCAGCACCCAGGAGATG GACATTTCTACTGCCTCCAGCACCTGCCCCAGCCAGGCCACAAAGAGGATGGCAGCGATGAAGGCCCTGAGAGCCCT GAGCTCCCCACACCAGAGGGGAATAGCATGCCAACAGACTCCTCGACTCCCACAGCCCTGCCTATCCCAAGCCCCAGGCAGTCCACCCGCCGGCTGATCCGTCTCTCCAGTCTAGAACGTCTGCGGCTGTCCACCCTTAACATCACCACTGACTCAGAAACGGAGCCTCCACCCAAGCCCCCTCGAACCTGTTTAGCCTTGGCCCGACAGGCCCTAGAGAGCAGCTTTGTAGGCTGGGGTCTGTCAGTCCCTGAATCACAAG GTCATGATGTcatgaggagagaagaagaagagaatcCCTCTTCCAGTGAAGAGGATGAAGGGGATGAGGAAGCTGTACCTTTGGACACAGACTTGGAGGAA GTTCTACTGAACTTGGCCAAGAACTCAGGCACCATGAACAAGTACCCAACATGGCGCCGGACTCTGCTTCGCCGTGCTAAGGAGGAAGAGATGAAGAGATTCTGCAAGGCACAG GCCATCCAGCGACGACTAAATGAGATCGAGGCTGCTCTCAGGGAGCTCGAGATCGAGGGCATGACACTAGAGTTGGCCTTGAGGAGCCAGAGCA gctcccCAGAGCAGCAAAAGAAACTCTGGTTAGAACAGCTGCTACAACTCGTCCAGAAGAAAAACAGCCTAGTGGCTGAGGAGGCTGAGCTCATGATCAC GGTACAGGAGCTGGAGTTGGAGGAGAAGCAATGGCACCTGGACCAGGAGCTACGAGGCTACATGAACCGGGAAG AAACCCTTAAGACAGCTGAAGACCAGCAGGCTGAGGACCAGGTCCTAAGGAAGTTGCTGGATGTGGTGAACCAGCGGGATGCCCTCATCCGTTTCCAGGAGGAACGCAGGCTCAGCGAGCTGGCCTCTGGGACAGGGGCCCAGGGCTAG
- the Smpd2 gene encoding sphingomyelin phosphodiesterase 2 isoform X2: MGLGSTGIGVGLATCAHSPGRKRSPPAPAPAQSLGRSIGLRPLSSPIMKPNFSLRLKVFSLNCWGIPYLSKDWTYRLGRIGDFLNMETFDLALLQEVWREKDFDYLKQKLSLRYPAAHYFKSGIIGSGLCVFSKHPIQEITQHTYTLNGYPYMIHHGDWFCGKAVGLLVFHISGLVLNAYVTHLHAEYNRQKDIYLAHRLAQAWELAQFIHHTSKKADVVLLCGDLNMHPNDLGCCLLKEYTGLRDAYLETQDFKGSEEGNTMVPENFYVSQQDLWPFPCGIRIDYVLYKAAPEFSISCKTLKTTKGQDLYHGTPLSDHEALMATLYVSHSPPQQNLSPTHGPAQKSPLISLLKRTWMLLGISTAIADLWVTLTGYVIGLGLFLMLLLSAEGTREAALGLWLSIGLLLGAVAVYLFWLQEAKGLSRAQSEILHMLERIQKTQDLSSELQLAELQQEGDRAEEQ, from the exons ATGGGTTTGGGGAGCACAGGAATAGGAGTAGGGCTAGCCACCTGTGCGCACAGTCCTGGGAGGAAACGCAGCCCGCCGGCCCCTGCCCCCGCCCAGTCGCTGGGGAGATCGATCGGTCTGCGCCCTCTGAGCAGCCCCATCATGAAGCCTAACTTCTCTCTGCGACTGAAGGTCTTCAGTCTCAACTGCTG gGGCATTCCCTACCTGAGCAAGGACTGGACCTATCGCTTGGGGCGCATAGGAGACTTTCTGAACATGGAGACCTTCGACTTGGCCTTGTTGCAGGAG GTGTGGAGGGAGAAGGACTTCGACTACCTGAAACAGAAGCTGTCACTCAGGTACCCAGCTGCACACTACTTCAAGAG CGGAATCATTGGCAGTGGCCTCTGTGTCTTCTCCAAACACCCAATCCAGGAAATCACCCAGCACACCTACACCCTCAATGGTTACCCCTACATG ATCCATCATGGTGACTGGTTCTGTGGGAAGGCTGTGGGGCTGCTGGTGTTCCATATAAGTGGACTGGTGCTCAATGCCTACGTGACCCAT CTCCATGCCGAGTACAATCGACAGAAGGACATCTATCTAGCACATCGTCTGGCCCAAGCTTGGGAACTGGCCCAGTTCATCCA CCACACATCCAAGAAGGCAGATGTGGTTCTGTTGTGTGGGGACCTCAACATGCACCCCAATGACCTGGGCTGCTGCCTGCTGAAGGAGTATACAGGGCTTCGTGATGCCTACCTTGAGACCCAGGACTTCAAG GGCTCTGAAGAAGGCAACACCATGGTACCTGAGAACTTCTATGTCAGCCAGCAGGATCTGTGGCCGTTTCCCTGTGGTATCCGCATTGACTACGTGCTTTACAAG GCGGCTCCTGAGTTCTCCATCTCCTGTAAGACTCTCAAAACCACTAAAGGCCAGGACCTCTACCATGGCACCCCTCTCTCTGATCACGAGGCCCTCATGGCTACTCTGTATGTGAGCCACAGCCCCCCACAGCAAAACCTCAGCCCTACCCATG GACCAGCCCAGAAGTCACCATTGATCAGCCTGCTAAAGAGGACCTGGATGTTGCTGGGGATAAGCACAGCTATAGCTGACTTGTGGGTCACCCTCACAGGCTATGTGATTGGTCTGGGGCTGTTTCTGATGCTTCTCCTGTCAGCAGAAGGGACTAGGGAAGCGGCCCTAGGGCTGTGGCTCAGTATAGGACTACTACTTGGGGCAGTGGCAGTTTACCTCTTCTGGCTGCAGGAGGCCAAAGGCTTATCTCGGGCCCAATCTGAGATCCTGCACATGCTGGAAAGGATACAGAAGACCCAGGACTTGAGCTCAGAGCTTCAACTAGCCGAGCTTCAGCAGGAGGGGGACAGAGCAGAAGAACAATAA
- the Smpd2 gene encoding sphingomyelin phosphodiesterase 2 isoform X1, producing MGLGSTGIGVGLATCAHSPGRKRSPPAPAPAQSLGRSIGLRPLSSPIMKPNFSLRLKVFSLNCWGIPYLSKDWTYRLGRIGDFLNMETFDLALLQEVWREKDFDYLKQKLSLRYPAAHYFKSGIIGSGLCVFSKHPIQEITQHTYTLNGYPYMIHHGDWFCGKAVGLLVFHISGLVLNAYVTHLHAEYNRQKDIYLAHRLAQAWELAQFIHHTSKKADVVLLCGDLNMHPNDLGCCLLKEYTGLRDAYLETQDFKLPVSQGSEEGNTMVPENFYVSQQDLWPFPCGIRIDYVLYKAAPEFSISCKTLKTTKGQDLYHGTPLSDHEALMATLYVSHSPPQQNLSPTHGPAQKSPLISLLKRTWMLLGISTAIADLWVTLTGYVIGLGLFLMLLLSAEGTREAALGLWLSIGLLLGAVAVYLFWLQEAKGLSRAQSEILHMLERIQKTQDLSSELQLAELQQEGDRAEEQ from the exons ATGGGTTTGGGGAGCACAGGAATAGGAGTAGGGCTAGCCACCTGTGCGCACAGTCCTGGGAGGAAACGCAGCCCGCCGGCCCCTGCCCCCGCCCAGTCGCTGGGGAGATCGATCGGTCTGCGCCCTCTGAGCAGCCCCATCATGAAGCCTAACTTCTCTCTGCGACTGAAGGTCTTCAGTCTCAACTGCTG gGGCATTCCCTACCTGAGCAAGGACTGGACCTATCGCTTGGGGCGCATAGGAGACTTTCTGAACATGGAGACCTTCGACTTGGCCTTGTTGCAGGAG GTGTGGAGGGAGAAGGACTTCGACTACCTGAAACAGAAGCTGTCACTCAGGTACCCAGCTGCACACTACTTCAAGAG CGGAATCATTGGCAGTGGCCTCTGTGTCTTCTCCAAACACCCAATCCAGGAAATCACCCAGCACACCTACACCCTCAATGGTTACCCCTACATG ATCCATCATGGTGACTGGTTCTGTGGGAAGGCTGTGGGGCTGCTGGTGTTCCATATAAGTGGACTGGTGCTCAATGCCTACGTGACCCAT CTCCATGCCGAGTACAATCGACAGAAGGACATCTATCTAGCACATCGTCTGGCCCAAGCTTGGGAACTGGCCCAGTTCATCCA CCACACATCCAAGAAGGCAGATGTGGTTCTGTTGTGTGGGGACCTCAACATGCACCCCAATGACCTGGGCTGCTGCCTGCTGAAGGAGTATACAGGGCTTCGTGATGCCTACCTTGAGACCCAGGACTTCAAG CTCCCTGTTTCCCAGGGCTCTGAAGAAGGCAACACCATGGTACCTGAGAACTTCTATGTCAGCCAGCAGGATCTGTGGCCGTTTCCCTGTGGTATCCGCATTGACTACGTGCTTTACAAG GCGGCTCCTGAGTTCTCCATCTCCTGTAAGACTCTCAAAACCACTAAAGGCCAGGACCTCTACCATGGCACCCCTCTCTCTGATCACGAGGCCCTCATGGCTACTCTGTATGTGAGCCACAGCCCCCCACAGCAAAACCTCAGCCCTACCCATG GACCAGCCCAGAAGTCACCATTGATCAGCCTGCTAAAGAGGACCTGGATGTTGCTGGGGATAAGCACAGCTATAGCTGACTTGTGGGTCACCCTCACAGGCTATGTGATTGGTCTGGGGCTGTTTCTGATGCTTCTCCTGTCAGCAGAAGGGACTAGGGAAGCGGCCCTAGGGCTGTGGCTCAGTATAGGACTACTACTTGGGGCAGTGGCAGTTTACCTCTTCTGGCTGCAGGAGGCCAAAGGCTTATCTCGGGCCCAATCTGAGATCCTGCACATGCTGGAAAGGATACAGAAGACCCAGGACTTGAGCTCAGAGCTTCAACTAGCCGAGCTTCAGCAGGAGGGGGACAGAGCAGAAGAACAATAA